One Loxodonta africana isolate mLoxAfr1 chromosome 15, mLoxAfr1.hap2, whole genome shotgun sequence genomic window carries:
- the LOC100676969 gene encoding olfactory receptor 143-like → MAMKNDSSVIEFILMGLTDQPELQLPLFCLLLVNYVVTVMGNLSLINLICLNSHLHTPLYFFLFNLSFIDLCYSFVFTPKMLMSFISERNIISFTGCMTQLFFYCFFVSSECYVLTAMAYDRYVAICKPLLYTVTMSPKFCSLLMFGSYMMGFADAMVHTGFIITLMFCDSNIINHYMCDIFPLLQLSCSSTYANELVVSIIVGIVVTVSGLIIFLSYALILFNILHMSSSKGWSKAFSTCGSHIITVGLFYGFGMLTHVKPSSAGFVEQGKFFSVFYTNVVPMLNPLIYSLRNKDVKLALKKTVKRITN, encoded by the coding sequence ATGGCTATGAAAAATGACTCCTCAGTGATTGAGTTTATCCTTATGGGATTAACAGACCAACCTGAGCTCCAGCTGCCCCTGTTTTGTCTGTTGTTGGTGAACTATGTGGTCACTGTCATGGGGAATTTGAGCTTAATTAACCTGATTTGTCTGAATTCCCACCTTCACACCCCCTTGTAttttttcctcttcaatctgtcttTCATTGACCTCTGCTATTCATTTGTCTTTACTCCCAAAATGCTGATGAGCTTTATTTCAGAGAGGAATATAATCTCCTTTACAGGATGCATGACTCAGCTATTTTTCTACTgcttctttgtcagctctgagtGCTATGTGTTGACAgccatggcctatgatcgctatgtggcTATCTGCAAGCCCCTGCTGTACACAGTCACCATGTCCCCTAAGTtctgttccctgttgatgtttGGTTCATATATGATGGGGTTTGCTGATGCCATGGTACACACTGGGTTTATAATCACATTGATGTTTTGTGACTCCAACATCATCAACCATTACATGTGTGACATCTTCCCCCTCCTCCAGCTCTCCTGCAGCAGCACCTATGCCAATGAGCTTGTGGTTTCCATTATTGTAGGCATAGTTGTCACAGTATCCGGCCTCATTATCTTTCTCTCTTATGCTTTGATTCTTTTCAATATCCTTCACATGTCATCATCTAAGGGTTGGTCCAAAGCCTTCAGCACCTGTGGCTCCCACATAATAACTGTTGGTCTATTCTACGGATTTGGAATGCTCACTCATGTCAAACCATCATCTGCTGGATTTGTGGAGCAGGGAAAATTTTTCTCAGTGTTTTACACCAATGTGGTGCCCATGCTGAATCCCCTCATCTATAGCCTCAGAAACAAGGATGTCAAACTTGCTCTGAAGAAAACTGTGAAGAGAATTACAAACTGA